From the genome of Oncorhynchus tshawytscha isolate Ot180627B linkage group LG31, Otsh_v2.0, whole genome shotgun sequence, one region includes:
- the edn1 gene encoding endothelin-1, with translation MDLRIICSMLSMMYSGILHAVSSAPMEEDTAASTTATPVPVRHIRNKRCSCATFLDKECVYFCHLDIIWVNTPERVVSYGLGNASRKKRAIKDPALSKQDPRCKCVHEDDSTCTNFCQLEIYLRYAAAAVTPDTAIQPAVGADCAERHQCKHKFAAKTSRIKRVKYRDQKVVGPSALQAAVKARLLLEKLMVGQQHRAREER, from the exons ATGGATTTGAGAATAATTTGCTCCATGTTGTCAATGATGTACTCTGGAATTTTACATGCGG TCTCATCCGCTCCTATGGAAGAGGATACAGCGGCTTCCACAACAGCCACCCCGGTGCCAGTGCGCCACATCAGGAACAAGCGATGCTCTTGCGCGACGTTCCTGGACAAGGAGTGCGTTTACTTCTGTCACCTGGACATCATATGGGTCAACACGCCTGA GCGCGTGGTTTCCTACGGTCTGGGCAACGCTTCCAGAAAGAAGCGCGCCATCAAGGATCCCGCCCTCTCCAAGCAGGACCCTCGCTGCAAGTGCGTCCATGAAGATGACAGCACATGTACAAACTTCTGTCAGCTTGAAATTTACCTGAG ATATGCTGCAGCAGCAGTAACGCCAGACACAGCGATCCAGCCCGCCGTGGGCGCTGACTGTGCTGAGAGGCATCAGTGCAAACACAAGTTTGCAGCCAAGACGAGTAGGATTAAAAG GGTGAAATACAGAGACCAAAAAGTGGTGGGCCCATCAGCTCTTCAGGCCGCAGTCAAAGCTCGCTTGCTGCTGGAGAAATTGATGGTGGGACAACAACACAGGGCacgagaagagagatga